ATTTTAACTATTCTGAACAAGCAGGCTCGGTGGTCTATCCGCATGGAGACGGCAAGGAGCTGATTGGGGAGCATGCGGTTACCCAAGGAGAAACGCTTCCATTAGAGCCTTGGGGTGTTATAATTATCGAAGAAGCGTAAATGATGAATAATGAGCTGAAACCAACTTACGAATAATATCATATAGGTTTTCCCCGGGAGTATCCGGTACATGAAGCGCCCCTGCGAATTGCGGGGCGTTTTCGCATATGGCTGAAAGAGGAGTGCATCGCTATGCCAACCCGAGCAGTTCGCTGGTTCCGGGCGCTGACGGCCCCGTATCGACGTAGCATTCAGCTCAAGCTGATCTTGACGATGGTTGTTTTGTCTGTGCTGCCGGTCATTGCTGTCACGGTGCTGGCTGCGGAGAAAAGCAGAGCTTCCATGGAAACGGAAGTGGTAGAGACGAACATGTCCAATATGAAATGGACGGGGATCTATATCAGCGATCAGCTAGATCGTCTGAATCATCTGATTTACAGCATTCAGATCAGTCCTGATCTGAGCGATTATTTGAATGAGCGCGAGCCTGACAATCTTTCAAGCCAATTTAATGCCCAGCGAAAAATGCTGAATACGATGGCGAATGTGTATTATTCGGCCGGAAGTCATGTGATCGGCATCCAGCTTTATTCGAAGCAATCGCAAACCTTGTTTACCTTCAATAGCATGCAAAATGAAATTACGACGGTGAGCGGTATTCCCCCACAGTATGCCGAGATGTGGCAAGCGAATAAGGATTATTTGATTCGCCCAAGCTCTACTGACCCGGAACGCTTTACTCTGACGCGCAGTATTCGGCGTTTTGAAGACCAAAAGCAGACGGGAGCTATTTCTTTGGATGTATTGTGGTCTCAATTCGATCAGACGCTGGGCCTGCTGGGACGAGGGGATCAGCATCAAGTGTTGATTACAGATGCAGATGGCAGGGTTATGTATCCAGCACAGGCTCTTCAGTCGCCTCCTCCTGCAGGAGTGCTGACAGCTCTGCGTGACGTTAAGCCGGGCCCCGGGATGATTCAAACTGCTGAACATTATGTGTTCTATAATGATCTGGATGTAGTTGGGCTGAAGCTGGTCAAAATCGTACCCACTTCCTCCATTAACCACAGCGCCTTTTCAACGATGCTGTATGGTATCATCGTCGGCGTGATTTCAATCCTGGTTTCCATCTGCATTGCCGTTTTCATCGCATGGCGGACTGCACGTCCGATTGTTCATTTGGCACGTTCCGTACAGGAGCTGGATATGATCAAAGGACCGGTTGGACAGCCAAGTACACGTCCGGATGAGATAGGACTGCTGGAAAGAAGTCTGCATGGGATGGCAGGCCGAATCCGCGAGCATATCCAGACGGAATACAGTATCAATTTGCAAAAAAAGACGGCTGAATTGAAAGCGCTCCAGGCACAGATTCATCCACATTTTCTGCAAAATACACTGCAAATGATCGGGAGTATGGTATTTTCTCAAAAGCCGGAGGACACCTATGAAGTTATTCGGTCGCTGAGTGAGATGTTCCGTTACGTGGTACGGGAGCCTCAGGATTTGGCCTCTTTACGCGCAGAGCTCGACCATGTAGGGCATTATATGCGCATCCAACAACGTCGATTTCCACAAAGATTAGTGTTTCAGGTGGAGACGGAAGAACAGGCGATGGATATTCGTCTGCCTAAGCTATCGCTTCAGCCATTGTTAGAAAACGCGTTTCAGCACGGTCTTGACCGTAAGGCAGGGGCATGGCGAATGGGAATTCGAGTGGAGATTATGAGAGAAGATGTGTGTATTACGGTTTGCGATAATGGAAACGGCATGACCCCGGACAAGCTGGAAAAGGTACGGGCAAAGCTGGAAAACGCGTCGGAGGAACCGATCTGGGCGCAGGGTAGTCATATCGGATTGAGCAATGTGTCTTCACGCATACGGATGAATTTTGGAGTGCACTACGGAGTGATGATAGATAGTGAGCAGGGTGTTGGTACACGTGTTACCATCCGCATTCCATTCATCTCAGCAGAGGAGGGAAAAGTATGATCAGAGTATTAATTGTGGACGATGAGCCGTGGAATCGCGATATTCTGAAGACATTTGGCACATGGGAAAAACTCGGAATGTTGGTAGTGGGTGAGGCTGAGGACGGAGACGAGGCGTTCAGACTAGTCGGGGAGTTAGCTCCCCATATTGTGATTACGGATATGCACATGCCGGGTGCGGACGGAGTGGAGCTGCTGCAAGCGCTAAATAACCATTGTCCTGATGTAAAAATCATTGTCGTGAGCGGATATGATGACTTTGCGTATGCCAAACATGCCATCCGTTACAAGGCCGTCGATTATTTGTTAAAGCCAGTCAATCCTGCCGAGCTGAATGCAGTGTTGCTCAAATGCAAAAACGATCTGGAGGTCAAGGCTGCTGAACAGCAGCAAGAAGCGACGGAGCTGGATTATGAGTTTTTTCACAAGCTGACCCGGTATAAGCAACTGCTGCGTCTTTATTTTAATGAGTTGAACTGTGACGGGGTGAACCTAACCTGCAGACAGGTTATGCAGGAGCTGGAGAGTTATGGAGCGCCGAGTCCACCTATGCTAGGCAGGCTAGTGCAGGAGCTTCTTTCCCTGCTGAAAGAGCTGGCAGCGGATAACGGGCTGGATACTTCTACGGCAAAGGCAGGATCTCTACTGTCGCAGGATGCCGTATCCTCTGTAGAACATGCGTTGGAATTCGTATCGTCGTGCTATGTTCAGGAACTGGATCAGCTCATTCGGCAGCGGAAATACAAAAACAAGCTGAATTTAGAAGAGGTACGGCGATATATCGACAGTCACTTTGCTGGGCCGATTACACTGGAGCAGTTGGCGAAAAACTTTTTTGTGAGCAAGGAGTATATGAGCAAGGTATTTAAGCAGGAGTATGGTCAAAATGTAACGGACTATATTGTAGCGCGAAGAATGGAAAAGGCGCGAGAATGGCTGGTCAATAAACAGGTTTCAATTAAAGCAGTTGCGGAGATGGCAGGATATGAGGATGTGTCTTATTTCTATCGGGTATTTAAAAAGCATTTTGGCATGGCACCCGGTGAAATGAGGAAGGAAGTTTAAAAAAGTCCAATCCAATAAGCTAAGGGTGTCCAATGGCAGAAGTGACCTCCCATTCTATAATGAAAGCGTATACAAAAGGGGCGATACAAAGGAATTTGGCCTTTATGAAGTTCGCACAGAGCCGAATAGAGGTTGAAGACCGGCGGCATAGCTGCTTTGAATAACAACTGATTTGCCGGTGGGTAGCAGTTATTTTCAAAATAGGGGAGGTCATTTTTTATGAAAATGTGGAAAGGTGTATTGAGCACAATGCTGGTTGGCACGTTATTGGCCGGGTGTGGAGCGAATTCTTCAGGCAGTGACAGCAGCGGTTCCGGTGGAGACGGCAAAACGGTGAATCTCAAAATGTTTATTGCTCAGCCCCGTTTGAAGGAGCACTACGATAAATACATTAATGCGTTCGTAGCGAAAGAGAAGAAAGATAAAAATATCGACGTTACGGTTCAACTGGAGATGCCGCCTGCGGATAACGCTGCACAAATTTTGAAGACAAGACTCGCATCCAACGATGCGCCGGACGTATTTGCATTGCACGCGGTGAATGAAATCCCTCCGTTTTATAAAGCGGGCTATTTGGAGGATTTGTCCGGTCTGCCTTTTGTTAACAAATTGATGGATAGTGTGAAGCCTTCGGTAACAACCAAAGACGGAAAGGTCGTAGCGGTTCCTTTGGAGACGATCTCATGGGGCTACTTGTACAATAAAAAGATATTTAAGGATTTGGATTTGCAGCCGCCGGGAACGTTGACCGAAATGAAGGCAGTGGTCGAGAAACTGAAAGCGAATAATGTGAAACCGTTCCTGTTGTCCTACAAGGAATCCTGGATTCCACAGCTGTTCGTGCCGCTGACAGCGGGTGCGATGATGAACACACAGAATAAGGATTTTATCGACCGGATGAATCAGGATAAAGGCTCTTTTTCCGAAATGAAAAGCATGTTCGATATTATTGATCTGGTGAATAGTAACGGTACGGACAAGGCGCTGGAAATCGGTGGGGATGATGGATCGGCTGCGTTTGCCTCGGGTAAAGCGGCGATGTGGATTCAGGGACCGTGGTTTGCAGAAACGATTTTAAAATCGGATCCGAAGATGGATTTTGGGGTAGCTCCGCTGCCGATCAATGACGATCCGAATGCGACATTGATCAATTTGTCCACTTCGACTTCGCTGGCTGTATCCTCTACAAGCAAGAATAAGGAGGTTGCGCTCGATTTTGTTAACTATGTGCTGGATGACAAGGATTCCAGTGCGTTCTATGAAGCATTGAAATTTAACCCGATCTCCAAAGTGCATACGTTTAAAAGCTATCCTTGGGTTAATGACGCTACCGAATACGTAAAAGCAGGCAAGTCGTACCAAGATCCATCGATCCCGCAAGCGGTCAAGGACGAGGCAGGCAAATCGCTACAATCCTATTATGCGGGTCAGCTCTCGCAGGATGATGTCATTAAGGCGCTGGATAAGGCATGGAAATCGTATAACAAAGTGAACAAGTAACGGTAACCTACAGAATTACACCAGGAGGGAGAGACTCCATGCCTTTTAAAATCTATAAAAAATACGTCATGCTACTGGCGTTTACAGCCCCGGCGCTGATCTTTTATGCCATCTTCCTGCTCATTCCAACGATCAGCGGCATGTACTACAGCTTTACAGACTGGAACGGATTGAATCCCAATTACAGCTTTATCGGCTTGGGGAACTTTGTGGAATCGTTGAAAGAAGACCCCGATTTTCTCAATTCCCTTTGGTTTACCCTTAAATACGTATTCGTCATGATTGTGCTGCAAAATGTACTGGCGCTGGCACTGGCAGTGTTGATTGAGTCGCGTACACGTACCAAAGGATTTTTCCGGACGATATTTTTTATGCCCAATATGATCAGTACCATTATTAGCGCATTTATGTGGACATTCGTTTTTTCCTCCGTGCTGCCACAGATCGCCGAAAAGACGGCTATCGCCTTTTTGGGCCAATCGTGGCTGGGCGATCCGAAAGTATCTTTCTTCGCTATTATTATCGTGTCGCTCTGGAATGGTGTCGGTTATATGATGATCATCTATCTGGCTGCGCTTCAAGGTGTACCACAAAGCTTGAAGGAAGCTGCGATTATTGACGGGGCGAACGCATTTCAGACATTGCGAAGTGTGACGATGCCGATGATTACTCATGCGATTACGATCTGTTTCTTCCTGACGCTGAATGGTGCCTTCAAGGTGTATGAGGTCGTATACGGACTGACTGGCGGGGGGCCGGGGCGCAGTACACAGGTGATTACAATGAACATTTATGAGGAGGCGTTCTCCAACAACTTCCGTTATGGTTATGCGAGTGCCAAATCTGTTATTTTGTTCGCGATTGTTCTCATTTTCACCCTGATTCAACTGCGTGTCATGAAGAAGAGGGAGGTGGAGGCATGAGGTTGAAGAAAGCCAATTCCTTGCTGATTACGCTGATTTTGTGCGTGGGCGCAGTCGTGTCCTTCTTCCCGATCTACATGGCGGTAATTAATTCGTTTAAAACACAGGGTGAGATGTTTGCATCCTTTACAGCGCTGCCGACAAAGCTTCATTTTGAAAATTACAGTCAGGCTTTTCATCAGACTCATTTGCTAAACAGCGCTCTGAATTCCACGATTATTTCTTTTATCGGCATTGGTGGCATTGTGATCTGTTCGGCGCTGGCAGGCTACAAGCTGTCTCGTACACAGGGGAAACTGAGCAGTGCGATTTTCTTCCTATTTGTCGCATCGATGCTGGTGCCGTTTCACTCCATTATGATACCGCTTACACGAATGGCAAAAGATTTGTCCGTTCAGGGCAGTACGTACGGCTTGGCCCTGATCTATATCGGCTTGGGTGTGAATATGGCGATCTTTTTGTATCATGGATTTGTCAAATCCATCCCGCGTGAGCTGGAAGAATCCGCACAAATGGACGGTTGTAATGAGTTTCAGACGTTCTTTCGCATTATATTTCCTTTGCTGCTGCCGATTACAGTTACTATCGCGATTTTGGATTTCTTGTGGATTTGGAATGACTTTTTACTTCCATTGTTGATGTTGACGGATGTGAACCATTACACCCTGATTCTCTCGACCAATATGCTGTTTGGAGAGTACAACAAGGAATGGTCGCTTATTCTGGCCGCACTCGTGCTGACCTCCATCCCGGTTATCCTGATCTATGCATTCTTTCAGAAATTCATTATGGAAGGAATCGCGGAGGGAGCGGTTAAGGGATAAGGTGGAAAGCCTTCCTATCAATAAGGAAGGCTTTTTCTCTGATTCAGCTTTTTTCGCGCCAACGTTTCAATAAAAAGATAGGAAGGGTTACAAACAAAATTGCAAAGGCTACAATGATCCACCACTGAGGGTCAATGATATACAACACGACTCCGATCAGCAGAACTGTTGTTATTATGGAAATTCTCACTTTCAACATTGTTCTCTTACTCACCCTAGCTTCTAATTTTGGCAGCGTTATGAGGGTGATTGCAGTTAACGCAGCAAAAAATGTTGAGGTAAATGAATTATAGATAATATCAGCTCCTTAATCTAATTACCCACCCAGGAATGTTCGGAATTAATGTGATAAAACAGAAACCCTCCGCTGAGAAAGGCTTTTGTTTTGGAACGACGCACATCCAACGTTACTTCGAGAAAATACTTATAATAAAAAATAAAAGCGAAATGATGATCAAAGTTAGATATATACTAGAAACCCGTTTTCCGATTGTAGCTCCAAACTCTTTAGGATTTTTATATCCAATGATTAAACTGGGAATAAAAAAAATACTGGATAGATAAATGGTGTAGTGAAACCTAGTATTATCGACAGGATTGGACCATGCGGACAATCCAAAAAAGGAAAGCAACTGGTCTCCCAATATGTAATCGCCAAATTCAAAAGAAACAGCCATGCCAAGAAGAGATAACAGCAGTGAAAGTGATCCCCAGCCTACTTTTTTTCTGTTTTTTCTCAACAATTCAAAGATAATTAGTAAAATTGCAATTGCTTGTATGCTGTATGTCAACATGATTGAAAACATAAAGTACCTCCTTGAACATCAGAATCAAATGATAAGATGTCAATTTCGGAAATAAGTGTACCATTTTATGGTATGTTTTCATATGATTTTCAATACAGCGATCGTAGATCAAATGGAACGCGAAGCGGCCTTAGCCATACAATATTTCATCTGAATGTAAAAGGAGATGATCATGTTGGCTACCTTCTCGGCCGCGCTTCAAGTGAAAAAGCGGATGGCCAAGCGAGTCTTAAAAATGTCCGGTGTCCACGGCATTGGCGTAGGATACAGGGACCCTGCCCATCCCAAAAGGGGAGCCGCTGTCATTGTGTACACGGACCGTTTAGCGTCGGCCTCTACTGGACTCCTGTCGGCCACCGCATTAGGAAAGAAAACAAACGTTCCAGTCCGAATTGTAAAGACTGGAAAGATCAGAGCCAATGCTACGGACTACAGAGTGCGCATACGCCCGGTCATCGCCGGCTACAGTGTCGGGACGATTGAAGGCTCCGGTACAACCGGACTCATCGTTGCCCCAACTGGAGCGCCGGCTACACGTTATCTTTTTAGCAACAACCATGTCCTCAATCCCTCCAATACAGACAATCGGGAGGCTACAATTCAGCCAGGCGGAGCCGATGGGGGGACGGTTGCTCAGGATCGTATAGGACGGCTATATCGTTACGTGCGCTTGAATCCTACCGGAACGAACCTGATTGATGGGGCGCTTTCGCTTCCGACCCGTAACAACCTGCTCAATCCGCGTTATGCCACAGTAGGAGCGATTCCGGGTCATGTGACCGCTTATCGCATAGGGGATAGGTTGAAGAAGGTAGGGCGTACGACCGGGCGGGTCAATGGCACGGTAGAGTCCGTCTATACGGACCTGCAAATCAATTATGGTGGAGAGTTGGGCTTACTGACCTTCGAAGATCAGACGGTTATTAGAGGTACGACTCCTGTATCACTACCCGGGGATTCTGGCTCTGTATGGCTCAGACAGTCTGATAATTATGCAGCTGCGGTTAATTATGCAGGCACGGCAGATGGTCGCTTATCCATAGCCTTTCCAGTGCAGTGGGCCATGCAGGTATTCAACACACGGGTAGCCCGCCCCAACGGGGCAGGCAGGGTGCTGAGGGTAGATACAGGATCTTCCCCTCGCTCTTATACTAGGCAGCTCACCAGTGAGGAACTGGCTCGCTTAAGACCAAGAACGACACGCATTAGACGGAGCTAAACGCCCTCCCGATGGAAAAATTGCCGCTGATCGTCCCGGTAAGGCGTCAATTTAAATGCTTTCCATAGGGCGGCTCACTTCGGAAGCATCACCTCCCCGGATTTCACCCCTGATTACAGAATTAATATAAGAAATCCGGGGTGGAGGCAATGAGAAGCACCAGCAGAAGTAATTCACGATCCCAATCATTTACGACGCAAATGATTCACGACACAGATGATTCACGGTACAAATCATTCACAATCTAAAACGTTAACGGCATGAATGAATGCATAATGCATTCTAATCTGCCCCCTCAGCATATGCTTGGACTCCCACATCAGGGGCTGTAATGATGCTACTTGCCGAGGCCAAGCCCCGGATTTCCTGAGCGGTCAGGGCTCTGTTGTAAATGATCAGTTCATCTACTGCGCCGTTCAGATAGGGATCATCAAACTGGGATTTCCCAATATAGTTCCGGTTTGTCAGTCCAAGACTGGAAGGATTCAGCGTCATGTTCGTGTTACGCGTCGCCTCTACACCGTCCACATACATCATTCCAGTATTGCCTGACAAAGTCACGGCGACATGCTTCCAAACCCCTGTTGCTAGCTCCGGCGCATTCAACTGTTGTTCCTTTCCGTTCCCCGCGATAGTGATAGCGAAGCGCATACCAGTTCCCTCGGCCTTAGGTGTCAAAAACATATACCGATCCGTGCTTGCTCCAAAATCAAACAGGCGTGCCCAGCCATTATGCGTGTTCACTCGTACCCATGCGGCAATGGTAAAGTCATTGAGGCTGCTAACTATTCCGCCGGGCAGGCTGGCATAGGCGTCTGTACCGTTAAGGCGCAGAGCATTGCCATTCCGTCCCGCGCCCCACGAGCCTCCATTTACACTGGCCTGTTGTCCATAACCGGAAGAATCGACTGCGGTAGATCCGGCCGTTTCGTCAAATTCATAATGGGCTATAATGTCTCCAGCGGGAGACGGATTACCTGTACTCGATTGAATACGGATATCATAGTTGGCTGCCGTACCGATATTCAGTCTGACCGTGATCGCAGAGCTGTTAGCAGCCGTGACTGATCCGGTTTTGGTACCGTCTACGAGCACGTCATACGTACCTGCCGCGAGTCCGGTCAAGCTCATAACGGTAGTATGAGTCGTGCCTGGGGTCATATTTTTCAGTGTCAGGCGCATGTTGTTCTTGGACTTGGACACGATGGCCAAGCTATATTGATCCCGGTTCAACTCCAGACTCAGCTTCTGGGTGATCAGATGCAGACGTTGGAATACGCCGTCTTTTGGAGTAACCGTATAGCTGTTATTGCTTTCTGTAACGTCACAGCCATAACCGAACAAACCGAATATGGGATCGACAGCAACATCCGAGCTTAGAATTTTAATGGCTCCAAACAGCCCTAGATCGGCTTCCCCGGACATGCCACGCCATCCGTTAAAGAGAGGGCCGCCGTCCAGACCCAGGGCGCCGTAATTGCCCTTGCCTGCCTGATATGTCCACGATACCGCCCCGATATTGGCAGGATCAGAGCTGATCTGTCCCGAGTTAATCGCCCCGATGTTTGCCAGCTTGGCGGCATAGGATAGACGCTGATCCACTTCGGGCTTGGGCGAATGCCGACGTGTCCAGTCATCCATCGCATAGCCGGCCAGTGAGGTGGTGTACTGGAAGTTCCACCAATTCTCTCCGGTGATGGTGACCGGATCGGCGTAATAGTACCAGACAGGCATATGACCGCGTGCAGCACGCGTTTTGGCGTTGATTTTGCTCATCATCGTCGTGTTGTTGTTCATTTTGGCGAGTGTATATACGGCTTCTTCGCCTGTATTGTCATAGTTGTACTCAGAGCCATAAGGATAGGTGGTGTTTTTGAAATTGTTGTACTTGGTAGCCATTTTGGCAATCAGGTCGTTAGCCTCGGTGGTCAAGCCTTCTTCCTGAAGCGCTTTAATAATATCAGGTGTAGTTAGCTCACCCATGAGTCCCGTGTTCCAGTTATAGGCAACAGGGCCTTCATACAACGCTTTAAAAATATGATAAGCACGTAGCAAATATGTGTTTTTGCTATTGCGATAGCTGATCAGGTTGGGATACAGCTTGGCAAGTTTATACATGCTAAAAAACGTATTATAAATGTGCGGATAGGCATAGCCCCGGTACGTTGGTGTCGTATTAGGCTGCGGCATCAGGAAATCAGGAACCAGATAATCGCTATGATGGCCTTCCATCAAATTCGTCCAGATGGCCACTTCCAAATAATCATCGACTGCCTTGATCTCAGATGCCACGGGCTTCTGAACGTTTTTCTCCGCCAGAAACTGACCGTGAGTTAGCCCCCAATCGTCACCCCAGCCCCAGTAACCAGCAAAGCTGTTGCGTTTGGCCTTGTACTGCATCATCCAGTCATCAAAGACCTTATCCCTCAGGTCGCCCGGAACGTTCCATTGGGTGCTGTTGACCATGAAGGTAGAGTGACGCTGAAGTGCAGCTTCGATTGGCTCGATGGCATAGAACTGGAGAACGGTTTTTTCGCCGTTACCATAGTTAACCGTAATATTGTTATGTCCCAGTCGTCCCAGTGTAAGTTCATATATTTTATGGTTTGTAGGGGCTGTTTCCAGATAGCTGATGGTCGTTTCCGACGGATATTGCGCGGTGACAGAGGTAATGGATTTGCTGGTATGCAGATCGAATTTAGCCTTGAGATTGGTTGGGAAGATCATACCCGGAACCACGGTCACATCCACATGTCCCTCACTGTACAGCCTGTCCTTTACGGCCTGCTCGTCCGCTACCTTGTAAAATTTAAAAGCATACGTTTTGCTTTCACCAGGAGCCAGCGACAGACTGGTGCTTCCAAGATAGCCACGGTTGGTGCTCTTGATGACATTGGAGTGGATATAGAACACATTCAGTCCTTCGGACCAGCCCCCTTGCTCCATAGCCCATGTGCTGCCGGGATGCTCCTCAGTTCTCCAATGGTCCTGATATTCGAGACCAGCCCCCGTTGAGGCATCAGGGATTAGTAGTACATACGGTCCGATGCCGCTAGGTCGTCCAGCGGTAATAAAGGAACTGTTATGGCCTACAAAGGAGTGTGAGAGTACTCTGGTTTCATAAATTTGTTCATTATTGCCACCCGACCAGTACTCGTTAAACGGAAGTGGCAGTCCCCAATCTCCGATCTCCAGCGTTTGATTAGAGCTGTTCGTTACTTTCATTTGCCAGTGCAAATAATCGTTAACCAACGAATAAGTTTCATGTAAAATGAAATTACGTATTCCCTGATGGTTTGATGAATTCTGATAGGCTACCTGGACACTGTTTCCAGAAGAGGTGATCTGGCGCGCATCAGCAGAATTGCTTGTCCATGCCCGAGTCCACGCTCCGTTGCCGAGACGATAGGTGAACATGAGTTCACCCAGCCATTGATGATCCGACGTATTCTGTTTAGGTGCGTTGGAGCTGTTCATAACATAGTTGGTATTAAAAGTGTCCCCTACCAGTCGCAAGGAAGAGAGATCCCCGTAATCTCCGACAGAGATGGAGAACACTTGATTAGATAGCTGTACTGCCATGTTATCAACCTCCTAACAAAGGTTCGTGAGCGTGCTCACTACGTTAATATATGTGTGAGAAATACTTTTGCTACCCTATGTATGAGAATTGATAGAAAATAGATTCATATAGATATCCTAGAGGGCTCTCAATCGTGGAGGTAGAGATATAATGAAAAATAAAATGGAGCTGCCAAAGATTCCTGCGGATTTACCCGTATTAAATGAAGAAATGCGCTCCATACGATCCAAAGACGAACTCAGTATAGGGTCTGTAGAGGATATCATTTTGGACAATATGGAAGCGGTTAAGGTTTCATTAGAGAAGATGACTTTTAAAAATGTAACGATCATGGAATCGTCATTGCCGGAAAGTGAATGGACAGACGTTATTTTTGATAAATGCGATCTATCGAATGTTAATTTTTCAGGTTCCTTTATCCATCGGGTAGAGTTCAGAAACTGCAAATTGCTCGGAACGGATTTTTCGAGAAGCAGGTTCCAAAACGTTCGTTTTTCGGATTGTTTAGGGGATTATTCGATGTTCCGTTTTGCTAATTTCAAGCAAGTTGGTTTTGAGGATTGTTCTTTGATAAGTGCAGATCTGTATCATTTAACACTACAAAAAACCTCTTTTGCCCGTTGCAATCTGGATCAAGCCACCCTGTCGGGGTCCAAGCTCAAGGGAATTGATCTCAGTGATTGCGAATTTGATGGATTACAAGTAGAGATAGAAGACTTGAATGGCTGCATCATCTCACCGCATCAGGCTTCATCCTTTGTGGGCCTTTTGGGGCTAGTAATTAAATAAGGGGATATATTCGAGTCATCCGCCGCAAATGACGAACGAGTCTCAGGCTACTCTTCATATTCTTCATATCGTTGCCGTCTTAACTTTCGAGCGCGTATATTTTTATCCAGCAGCTTTAATTGTCGTGCTATGGTATATCCTATCAGGTATGCAGCAGCGGATGTGTTGCCATCGACCGTGAAGGGGATGATGGAAGCATCGGCAACGATTAAATTTTTGACTCCATGCACGTTACCTCTGCGATCCACGACGCCTCCTCTATTTAATGGGGCCATGCGAAGAGAGCCTTGCTGGTGATGATTATGGCCAAAATTTTGCTTGATAAACTCCTCCAGGTTAGAGTCGTTGTCAATAACGTCAAGCGTAGGAGAAACGAGCTGATATGATGGATCAATGGCCGTCAGCTCTGCCGCTATGTTTTTGACATAATTTTTATATATGTTTTTCACCGCTTCCATGTCCTCGGGATTCGAGAGAAAGCCTTCATCTGCAAGC
The Paenibacillus peoriae DNA segment above includes these coding regions:
- a CDS encoding ABC transporter substrate-binding protein; translated protein: MKMWKGVLSTMLVGTLLAGCGANSSGSDSSGSGGDGKTVNLKMFIAQPRLKEHYDKYINAFVAKEKKDKNIDVTVQLEMPPADNAAQILKTRLASNDAPDVFALHAVNEIPPFYKAGYLEDLSGLPFVNKLMDSVKPSVTTKDGKVVAVPLETISWGYLYNKKIFKDLDLQPPGTLTEMKAVVEKLKANNVKPFLLSYKESWIPQLFVPLTAGAMMNTQNKDFIDRMNQDKGSFSEMKSMFDIIDLVNSNGTDKALEIGGDDGSAAFASGKAAMWIQGPWFAETILKSDPKMDFGVAPLPINDDPNATLINLSTSTSLAVSSTSKNKEVALDFVNYVLDDKDSSAFYEALKFNPISKVHTFKSYPWVNDATEYVKAGKSYQDPSIPQAVKDEAGKSLQSYYAGQLSQDDVIKALDKAWKSYNKVNK
- a CDS encoding carbohydrate ABC transporter permease gives rise to the protein MRLKKANSLLITLILCVGAVVSFFPIYMAVINSFKTQGEMFASFTALPTKLHFENYSQAFHQTHLLNSALNSTIISFIGIGGIVICSALAGYKLSRTQGKLSSAIFFLFVASMLVPFHSIMIPLTRMAKDLSVQGSTYGLALIYIGLGVNMAIFLYHGFVKSIPRELEESAQMDGCNEFQTFFRIIFPLLLPITVTIAILDFLWIWNDFLLPLLMLTDVNHYTLILSTNMLFGEYNKEWSLILAALVLTSIPVILIYAFFQKFIMEGIAEGAVKG
- a CDS encoding sensor histidine kinase — protein: MPTRAVRWFRALTAPYRRSIQLKLILTMVVLSVLPVIAVTVLAAEKSRASMETEVVETNMSNMKWTGIYISDQLDRLNHLIYSIQISPDLSDYLNEREPDNLSSQFNAQRKMLNTMANVYYSAGSHVIGIQLYSKQSQTLFTFNSMQNEITTVSGIPPQYAEMWQANKDYLIRPSSTDPERFTLTRSIRRFEDQKQTGAISLDVLWSQFDQTLGLLGRGDQHQVLITDADGRVMYPAQALQSPPPAGVLTALRDVKPGPGMIQTAEHYVFYNDLDVVGLKLVKIVPTSSINHSAFSTMLYGIIVGVISILVSICIAVFIAWRTARPIVHLARSVQELDMIKGPVGQPSTRPDEIGLLERSLHGMAGRIREHIQTEYSINLQKKTAELKALQAQIHPHFLQNTLQMIGSMVFSQKPEDTYEVIRSLSEMFRYVVREPQDLASLRAELDHVGHYMRIQQRRFPQRLVFQVETEEQAMDIRLPKLSLQPLLENAFQHGLDRKAGAWRMGIRVEIMREDVCITVCDNGNGMTPDKLEKVRAKLENASEEPIWAQGSHIGLSNVSSRIRMNFGVHYGVMIDSEQGVGTRVTIRIPFISAEEGKV
- a CDS encoding carbohydrate ABC transporter permease; the protein is MPFKIYKKYVMLLAFTAPALIFYAIFLLIPTISGMYYSFTDWNGLNPNYSFIGLGNFVESLKEDPDFLNSLWFTLKYVFVMIVLQNVLALALAVLIESRTRTKGFFRTIFFMPNMISTIISAFMWTFVFSSVLPQIAEKTAIAFLGQSWLGDPKVSFFAIIIVSLWNGVGYMMIIYLAALQGVPQSLKEAAIIDGANAFQTLRSVTMPMITHAITICFFLTLNGAFKVYEVVYGLTGGGPGRSTQVITMNIYEEAFSNNFRYGYASAKSVILFAIVLIFTLIQLRVMKKREVEA
- a CDS encoding response regulator transcription factor — protein: MIRVLIVDDEPWNRDILKTFGTWEKLGMLVVGEAEDGDEAFRLVGELAPHIVITDMHMPGADGVELLQALNNHCPDVKIIVVSGYDDFAYAKHAIRYKAVDYLLKPVNPAELNAVLLKCKNDLEVKAAEQQQEATELDYEFFHKLTRYKQLLRLYFNELNCDGVNLTCRQVMQELESYGAPSPPMLGRLVQELLSLLKELAADNGLDTSTAKAGSLLSQDAVSSVEHALEFVSSCYVQELDQLIRQRKYKNKLNLEEVRRYIDSHFAGPITLEQLAKNFFVSKEYMSKVFKQEYGQNVTDYIVARRMEKAREWLVNKQVSIKAVAEMAGYEDVSYFYRVFKKHFGMAPGEMRKEV